Sequence from the Puntigrus tetrazona isolate hp1 chromosome 11, ASM1883169v1, whole genome shotgun sequence genome:
ttgtgtttatatattcatgtagAATTTGCGAGTTGAATAACAATAATCCATAACAGTGCAATTTTAAGTCGCTTCTCAAACCATTGTGTCTTTTTGTGCACGTTaacaattttctcttttttttgtccacaGCACGTAATGTACCAGAAACCCAGCCTACCTTTCTGTCTCCAAGGGGCTTGTCCAGCTCCAAGATAGTGCTTCGAGGGGAACAGCTTCTTCTGGAGTGTATAGCAGCTGGAGTGTAAGTGTTACGGTAGTTCTATTTATATTATGCTATAGTACTTAGCAtagaattagcttttatttttatatattcaattttcataataaattattattatgtttagtGCTTTAAATTTGTGCTTTCTTGATATTTtggctttatatatatttttttattattattgatattaatattattattattatttaacatttgcacacagttttggtcattttagtgctttgaatttatttgaagttaCCGAAAACTATTCCTAATAATTATAGTTAACTGCAGTCACTAATTGCATCCCTTATTACTCATCTTTAtcaaaatgacatatttaaatgcttttccccttgaaaattatttctttatgtgATGGCTTGAATGTAACTTTACACCCTTAGCCTCAGACCTGCTCCACTTTCACTCAGTTAACTGATTttcataatacaaaaataaaatgaaaagtatcACCCAGCATGTTGACGAGATTggttaaatgtttataatgttagGAAATGGGGCCGTTTCAAATTTTCCTTGTAGTAGACCCCACTTTTAAGGAGAAAATTGGTGTTAATTTGCACATTGTAAACCTCATTTTCACCACAGGGGGGTTTTAAGAATAACAACACTGGGTTATACAGCATATTCAGTTAActaaagctctatataaatcaGTATTAGTTATTAGATTTCTCTTTTACAATTAAGTgttgttctgttctttttttatctgctctctttacttttttttccagccCTTCTCCTAACATTAATTGGATTAAAAAAGGAGCAGACCTCCCATCCAAAAAAGTCAAGATCGAGAACTTTGGTAAAACTCTACGCCTCTTCAATGTGTCCGAGGAAGACTCCGGTGACTATGTCTGCATGGCCAGCAACAAAATTGGCAGCATTCGCCATTCGGTTGAAGTCCAAGTCAAAGGTGAGCCGAGAGAAAAGACAATTGCTGGATCTTGTTCATATAccgtttctttttcattttaagattttctttGCACTTCACAGCTGCTCCGTATTGGCTAGATAAGCCCACCAATCTGGTGCTTGCCCCCGATGAGAATGGTCGATTAGTGTGTCGAGCCAGAGGCAACCCCAAACCCACTATCCAGTGGCTGGTGAATGGGGAACCTATTGAAAGTGAGTAGTAAAAGCGAGAACCGTTACTTTTCTGACTTTAACAGTCTTAATCATAACACAGGAGTTATGCATCTGTCTTTTTCCTGCTCTTTGTGTTACTTCAGGTTCACTAGCGAACCCAAACCGGCAAGTTCTTGGCGACACCATCCTGTTCCATTCTGTCCAGATTGGCAGCAGCTCAGTTTACCAATGCAACGCATCCAATGAACATGGTTATTTACTGGCCAATGCGTTCGTCAACATCCTTGGTAAGAATCGTTGGAGGcgttaattaaaatatttcagagaGGTTGCGGGATTGTGATatgttaatgttgttttcttAGACATGGCACCACGCATGCTAGGTCCAAAGAACCAGCTGATCAAAGTCATTGAAAACAACAGGACCTTCCTTGACTGTCCTTTCTTTGGCTCACCGTTTCCTTTACTGCGCTGGTAAGCTTACGTTCCATTATATGCTAAAATTTTGGGGTCTGtaagatatttaaatgttttcaaagaagcatcttatgctcaccaaggttgtgtttatttaataaaaactacctagcaatattttattttatgtccatttcaacatattttaaaatgtactttattgcTGCAAAGGCAATGCAACAATTTCAGTATCATTTTTTatgagaaatcattctgatgtgCTACATTTGCTGAGAaagaaatgttattaatatcaaCATAGAAAACAGATTTGctgctatatatttttgtggaaattgtgGCATTTTCCATTGTcttaactgtgtgtgtattagaataaaaatgacatgaatatATCTTGCATGTGTGTTCAGGTTTAAGAATGGTCTAGGCAGTGGTCTGGATGGTGGTCAGTACAAGTTGTACAACAATGGTACTTTGGAGATTAAACAAGCCCGACCAGAAGACCAAGGCACCTACACTTGTGTTGCCAGTAACATTCTGGGCAAGATGGAGAATCAAGTGCGCCTGGAGGTTAAAGGTGAGACGAGAAACAtgaatctatataaatatatgcatattttttgtattttttaaagagaacATATTACATTGTTGTTCATGAATGCCTTCatttactctgtgtgtgtgttgtgcttcATTTCAGAGCCCACAAGAGTGGTGCGGGCACCTGAGCATGTCACACAATCCAAAGGAACCACAGTTCGCTTTGATTGTCGAGTTAAACATGATTCTTCCCTTCCTGTTACGGTCACATGGCTAAAAGATGACAAGCCTCTAAGCTTTAGCTGGAGGTAATGTTATAACAATACCTACATAATATAATCAATAAGATCGTGCTCTATTAACTACATTTATATACTATGTTCAACTCTGAATAAGTTCATATATACGCACTactgctttttatgttttgttttgtttttaaataagtatcttacattaaaacactaatattttgacattttaaaataactcattcctttgatggcaaagctgaattttcagcaacattactccattcttcaatgtcacatgattctccagaaattattttaaaaatactgatcTGGTgcctcaaaaacatttattatcaacCATTAAGAATTTGTTGAAcagaaagtacaaaaataactgcatttatttgtaatgatattttgaaCAATCTAAAAGGGTTTAGATTGTGTCATTGTTgtttaattgaatgcatccttgctaaaaaaaactgcataaatttctttccaaaaaagtattttgaatgATATTGTATGTCCTGTACTTGACGTCTAATTCCTGTATGTTTCAGTGGCCGGATAAGAAAGGATGATGAGACCTTGACTATTTACAATGTCAATCCAGAAGATGCAGGAACTTACACATGCACTGCCAAAACTGAGATAGATGAGAACTCTGCCTCAGCTCGCCTTACAGTTACAGGTACACATATATTCACATGTATCTTACAATACATTGTCCTCCTTTATTCACCTTACTCATGTTGCTAATGGCtaggaatatattttatagatattaAGTGGATATGGACATGCGTGACAGTCACATGTCATATCCATAGGTTAATAAACAAGCAATAGGCCCCAGGAAGCCATGGCTTACAATTAATGCATTACAGCTAAGGGGCGTTGTTAGGCGTGATGCAGAAAAAACCCTAGCTATTCTAAATTCACTCTAAACCACTGCTTCATGGGGTTTACTGCTTTTATAAAACGGTTGTTCCATACTGTATGTAGccatttttcacagaaaaaagctaataaaatataatgatattaataaaaaccaaacacCAAACAATGtagtttttcagaaatgtttgtggTCCCAACAAAATGGTTAGCAAGCACAGATGCAGAAACAAAGAATTATTTACAACAACTTCTAACACatatcaaccaatcagaatcaagtactGGAACTATGcgttttataaattttataaacttttataGCTTAGAGATCTGTGCTCTTAACAGCACTTTCCACAGTTTCATAGTTTGCTTGAATATTGCTACTGttgtgcttgctttttttttttttttttttttagctatacTGCTTTTTTCTGATATTTATCTACTAATAGTCACACTAAcccttgacctctgacctttgacctttaccTCATAGAGGATGACATCTCGTCTGCCTCAAATCGTAGTGCCTCTGCAGGTAATGCATCTAGGAAAGTTATTTCTAATGTCCATTAAAACCTCTAACTAttagtttctgtttttaattcttACTCTAACATTCTGAGAATAACTGTGTAAGTTAACATGTTTAATAACTATCTGATTCTCTTCTAGGTCGACCAGACGCCCCTCAGGATCTTGAGCTCTCTGACCCTTCAGCACGTAGTGTTAGACTCACCTGGGTGCCtggaaatgaaaacaacagtcCTGTTACGCGTAAGAGTCTTTTAAAGGCCAAAGTTCAGTGAATGAACTTTGTCCATGATTTAGATACACATGTCACATTGATCAGCCAAGTAAACATGAtctctagaaaaaaaacatccaattgTTACATCTGACATTAACTGGAATCAAATGAATGGAGTAATTGAATTCTTTTTTAAGATTGACTCCCAGCCATTTCATGTTCAATATCATGCACCTTTATGTTTCTTTCTCTGTGTAGGTTTACTGACCAACAATAGgcattaatgctttaaaactctttcttttaaagAGACTTTGTAATTTTCCAATTGTGTGTTACTACAGATTTCCTTGTCCAGTTTGAAGAGGACAGGTGGGAGCCAGGGAAGTGGCAGAACCTGTCtatatttgatggcaacctaAACTCAGTTAACCTGCAACTGTCACCCTTTGTCAACTACCAGTTCAGAGTGATTGCAATCAATGCTGTGGGCCAGAGTCAACCCAGCCTCCCCTCTGCACGCTATCAGACCAGCGGAGCCTGTAAGATATCAGCAATATCCATAAACCCtgaaagaaatgtttgagaATGTGCATAAACAGTTATTTAGTAACATATAATGATTTGTTTCAGCTCCTGATGTTGTGCCGAGTGGTCTTAAAGGCTGGGGAAGCAAGAAGAACAACATGGAGATCATGTGGCAGGTAAAATGAATCATGATTATTAAAGTAACTCAagaagatgaaaataaaataacagacgTGACGATTATTAAGTTAATCTATATGTACGTTTCATAGGCACTTAAGAATACAGAAAGAAATGGGCCAAACCTGCGATACATGATCTCGTGGAGAAGGAAGGACACTGAGGAAGAGTGGAATAACATAACTACAACCAGAACAAAGCACATTATTCATAATACAGACACCTATGTCCCGTACGAGATCAAAATAAAGGCCATCAATGACTTTGGACACAGTCCTGAGTCAAACATAGTCATTGGTTATTCTGGGGAAGACAGTGAGTACTAACGTTTCCTATTTAAGGACACTATTATGACCCTTTCTGGggcttttttgtatttacagtgttttttccCAATCAGAACCATCTGCTGCACCATCAGAACTCAGGGTTTCGAAGATCAACAGCACAAAAGTAAATGTACACTGGGTGCCTGTGGACCCCAGCACTGTGAATGGAGAGTTTAAAGAGTACAAGGTGAGTGTCCAAACACCTGCCTgactcaaaaacatttttcttatttgctACCATTGCTAATTCAGTATTCATATCATATTGTCAGTTGTACTACTGGCGGGAGGCCAGCCTCATTAAGGGCTTGAAAGTGAACAAGACAAAGTTGCATAAAGGCTTCTTCACCATGGCAGAACAGCCCTCTGGCATCCTGACAGAGCTTTCTCCGTATAGCAAATATAAGATGTACATGGTTGTGGCTAACAGAGAATATGAGGGACCACAAAGCAACACTGTGGAGTTCTACACCAAGGAGGGAGGTAGGGTTCACTGTAACGTGCTTTAGTGGTGTAGCATGAGACATTAATTATGTGATGTTTGTatccaaaatcaaaatattaatagctTTCATAATCCTTTCATAGAACCCGGGGCTCCAAAGTACTTTAGGATTCTGAGGCACACAGACGTCGTTCACTTGAAATGGGACAAGCCCCTAGAGCCAAACGGTGTCCTGATTGGATACACACTTCAATACCACACAGGTGATCTTACCATACACAAGAGAAACCTCCAAAATGAGTGTATAAGCATACAAAAACTTCTCGTTCTCATGTGAAGTTCATATGTTTTTTCTAAAGGTACAATATCTTTGTTATACTGTCAACTTGCAAGTTAGTTTTCAAGTTCCAGGCACATAAACGactgagaaaagagagaaacaagtCTGAAGTTAATCACTCaactttaatgatttatttgatataaatatgcAATGCATAAAATTGatagaaattaataattgtataagTTGTAGTTATTGTTCATTGGGTTTATTGTtgacaatatatattttctgttacgTTTCTAGTTTAAATGCTTGATACTTTGTTATAACATATGCTTGACTTGGAGTTACAAGTTTACCAGAAGTTTACTCGAAAGCAACAAAAATCATGAATGCACCAGAATTTTGCACAGTCCAATCACTGCTGAAATGATCttcatgaaatgtaaaaatctagcACACTTATTCAATCCGTTCTGCTTGTGCTCTTCCAGTGAACGGGACATTAACAGGAGAGAGGAAGGCCCAGAGTTTTCCACCCAACGTGACAGAGTACACCATGAATCTGCCTAACCGCTTCACACGGTTCAAGTTCTACCTTGCAGCTCGAACACAGGTCGGAGCAGGAGAAGTGTACGCCGTGGAGTCGCCACATTTCTCAAACGAAGGTCAGCAAGCGAGTCGTCTCACTCTGTGTTCTGTAAGCTGCTAGTGAATCTGAGAGCAGAATCATTAGATGTTCCTGTCTGTGCTCCACCCTGtcgttctctttctttctaatAATGCTTTTCTGTCTCCTTCACACTGTTGTTTCTCAATGCTTTGTGGTGTCTATAACTCTCGTAACTGCTTGGTTTCTTCTTTGACTTGCTCTCACCTGTCTCCCCTCTTCTCCTCCTGTCTTTCCTGTGGTGTTGACTGAAGGCACCCCAGATACTGACTCTACAGTTGTAGGTAATGGGGGAATGGACTGCCTGTCGGACTGCCTGCCTGTCTAACTCTTGCCCTGCTGTATCTCTGCTTCagcctctgtctgtctttctctcaaattctgtctgcctggtttttaaatacacaacagTGCAGCTGAGTACTTAAAGTCGATGCCACACTTGAGATTcctacacttaaaaaaaaaaaactagtgtCTACAAACAATCTTGACAATTTTGAAAGTTAAgaagtaaatttcacaaatatattGCACAGA
This genomic interval carries:
- the nfasca gene encoding neurofascin homolog (chicken) a isoform X3, encoding MWTQERWAALAVLSIILLLSKVVAPIEVPLDLKQPPTIVKQSLKDYIVDPRDNIIIECEAKGTPVPTFQWRRNGKFFNVGKDPRVTMRSRSGTLEIRSSGKPEDYEGEYQCFASNDFGTAISNKILLRVSKSPLWPKEVLEPVVVREGESLVLPCNPPPGLPPPETFWMDSSIMPIMQDKRVSMGLNGDLFFSNVLARDANTDYSCNARFEFTHTIQQKNPYTLKVQTKEPYNDTFLNSTDTYGARNVPETQPTFLSPRGLSSSKIVLRGEQLLLECIAAGVPSPNINWIKKGADLPSKKVKIENFGKTLRLFNVSEEDSGDYVCMASNKIGSIRHSVEVQVKAAPYWLDKPTNLVLAPDENGRLVCRARGNPKPTIQWLVNGEPIESSLANPNRQVLGDTILFHSVQIGSSSVYQCNASNEHGYLLANAFVNILDMAPRMLGPKNQLIKVIENNRTFLDCPFFGSPFPLLRWFKNGLGSGLDGGQYKLYNNGTLEIKQARPEDQGTYTCVASNILGKMENQVRLEVKEPTRVVRAPEHVTQSKGTTVRFDCRVKHDSSLPVTVTWLKDDKPLSFSWSGRIRKDDETLTIYNVNPEDAGTYTCTAKTEIDENSASARLTVTEDDISSASNRSASAGRPDAPQDLELSDPSARSVRLTWVPGNENNSPVTHFLVQFEEDRWEPGKWQNLSIFDGNLNSVNLQLSPFVNYQFRVIAINAVGQSQPSLPSARYQTSGASPDVVPSGLKGWGSKKNNMEIMWQALKNTERNGPNLRYMISWRRKDTEEEWNNITTTRTKHIIHNTDTYVPYEIKIKAINDFGHSPESNIVIGYSGEDKPSAAPSELRVSKINSTKVNVHWVPVDPSTVNGEFKEYKLYYWREASLIKGLKVNKTKLHKGFFTMAEQPSGILTELSPYSKYKMYMVVANREYEGPQSNTVEFYTKEGEPGAPKYFRILRHTDVVHLKWDKPLEPNGVLIGYTLQYHTVNGTLTGERKAQSFPPNVTEYTMNLPNRFTRFKFYLAARTQVGAGEVYAVESPHFSNEGTPDTDSTVVAVNFTDVLMFETPPPPPPLSTDPIPTILTPEPATPAPTTAAPPKPTTTTTTTTTTTTTTTTTTTTSTTASTTVLPVRPLSPKTVDWKMLAPNVKIWNLTVDANNDYANVSWKHNFSVDSSEFVLEFTLDSNGSMKSIQVNHQPPIKLAGLVAGAKYRLRVYSHEHNSISSDYVTFETGRAYKEQEDIATQGWFIGLMCAVALLVLILLIVCFIKRSRGGKYPVREKKDLPLDAVDHKDQDGSFDYQNENRSLERESSDEDNKPLQGSQTSLDGNVKESDDSLVDYGEGGDGQFNEDGSFIGQYTVKKDKEETEGNESSEATSPVNAIYSLA
- the nfasca gene encoding neurofascin homolog (chicken) a isoform X17 gives rise to the protein MWTQERWAALAVLSIILLLSKVVAPIEVPLDLKQPPTIVKQSLKDYIVDPRDNIIIECEAKGTPVPTFQWRRNGKFFNVGKDPRVTMRSRSGTLEIRSSGKPEDYEGEYQCFASNDFGTAISNKILLRVSKSPLWPKEVLEPVVVREGESLVLPCNPPPGLPPPETFWMDSSIMPIMQDKRVSMGLNGDLFFSNVLARDANTDYSCNARFEFTHTIQQKNPYTLKVQTKEPYNDTFLNSTDTYGARNVPETQPTFLSPRGLSSSKIVLRGEQLLLECIAAGVPSPNINWIKKGADLPSKKVKIENFGKTLRLFNVSEEDSGDYVCMASNKIGSIRHSVEVQVKAAPYWLDKPTNLVLAPDENGRLVCRARGNPKPTIQWLVNGEPIESSLANPNRQVLGDTILFHSVQIGSSSVYQCNASNEHGYLLANAFVNILDMAPRMLGPKNQLIKVIENNRTFLDCPFFGSPFPLLRWFKNGLGSGLDGGQYKLYNNGTLEIKQARPEDQGTYTCVASNILGKMENQVRLEVKEPTRVVRAPEHVTQSKGTTVRFDCRVKHDSSLPVTVTWLKDDKPLSFSWSGRIRKDDETLTIYNVNPEDAGTYTCTAKTEIDENSASARLTVTGRPDAPQDLELSDPSARSVRLTWVPGNENNSPVTHFLVQFEEDRWEPGKWQNLSIFDGNLNSVNLQLSPFVNYQFRVIAINAVGQSQPSLPSARYQTSGASPDVVPSGLKGWGSKKNNMEIMWQALKNTERNGPNLRYMISWRRKDTEEEWNNITTTRTKHIIHNTDTYVPYEIKIKAINDFGHSPESNIVIGYSGEDKPSAAPSELRVSKINSTKVNVHWVPVDPSTVNGEFKEYKLYYWREASLIKGLKVNKTKLHKGFFTMAEQPSGILTELSPYSKYKMYMVVANREYEGPQSNTVEFYTKEGEPGAPKYFRILRHTDVVHLKWDKPLEPNGVLIGYTLQYHTVNGTLTGERKAQSFPPNVTEYTMNLPNRFTRFKFYLAARTQVGAGEVYAVESPHFSNEAYKEQEDIATQGWFIGLMCAVALLVLILLIVCFIKRSRGGKYPVREKKDLPLDAVDHKDQDGSFDYQNENRSLERESSDEDNKPLQGSQTSLDGNVKESDDSLVDYGEGGDGQFNEDGSFIGQYTVKKDKEETEGNESSEATSPVNAIYSLA
- the nfasca gene encoding neurofascin homolog (chicken) a isoform X8, with the translated sequence MWTQERWAALAVLSIILLLSKVVAPIEVPLDLKQPPTIVKQSLKDYIVDPRDNIIIECEAKGTPVPTFQWRRNGKFFNVGKDPRVTMRSRSGTLEIRSSGKPEDYEGEYQCFASNDFGTAISNKILLRVSKSPLWPKEVLEPVVVREGESLVLPCNPPPGLPPPETFWMDSSIMPIMQDKRVSMGLNGDLFFSNVLARDANTDYSCNARFEFTHTIQQKNPYTLKVQTTRNVPETQPTFLSPRGLSSSKIVLRGEQLLLECIAAGVPSPNINWIKKGADLPSKKVKIENFGKTLRLFNVSEEDSGDYVCMASNKIGSIRHSVEVQVKAAPYWLDKPTNLVLAPDENGRLVCRARGNPKPTIQWLVNGEPIESSLANPNRQVLGDTILFHSVQIGSSSVYQCNASNEHGYLLANAFVNILDMAPRMLGPKNQLIKVIENNRTFLDCPFFGSPFPLLRWFKNGLGSGLDGGQYKLYNNGTLEIKQARPEDQGTYTCVASNILGKMENQVRLEVKEPTRVVRAPEHVTQSKGTTVRFDCRVKHDSSLPVTVTWLKDDKPLSFSWSGRIRKDDETLTIYNVNPEDAGTYTCTAKTEIDENSASARLTVTEDDISSASNRSASAGRPDAPQDLELSDPSARSVRLTWVPGNENNSPVTHFLVQFEEDRWEPGKWQNLSIFDGNLNSVNLQLSPFVNYQFRVIAINAVGQSQPSLPSARYQTSGASPDVVPSGLKGWGSKKNNMEIMWQALKNTERNGPNLRYMISWRRKDTEEEWNNITTTRTKHIIHNTDTYVPYEIKIKAINDFGHSPESNIVIGYSGEDKPSAAPSELRVSKINSTKVNVHWVPVDPSTVNGEFKEYKLYYWREASLIKGLKVNKTKLHKGFFTMAEQPSGILTELSPYSKYKMYMVVANREYEGPQSNTVEFYTKEGEPGAPKYFRILRHTDVVHLKWDKPLEPNGVLIGYTLQYHTVNGTLTGERKAQSFPPNVTEYTMNLPNRFTRFKFYLAARTQVGAGEVYAVESPHFSNEGTPDTDSTVVAVNFTDVLMFETPPPPPPLSTDPIPTILTPEPATPAPTTAAPPKPTTTTTTTTTTTTTTTTTTTTSTTASTTVLPVRPLSPKTVDWKMLAPNVKIWNLTVDANNDYANVSWKHNFSVDSSEFVLEFTLDSNGSMKSIQVNHQPPIKLAGLVAGAKYRLRVYSHEHNSISSDYVTFETGRAYKEQEDIATQGWFIGLMCAVALLVLILLIVCFIKRSRGGKYPVREKKDLPLDAVDHKDQDGSFDYQNENRSLERESSDEDNKPLQGSQTSLDGNVKESDDSLVDYGEGGDGQFNEDGSFIGQYTVKKDKEETEGNESSEATSPVNAIYSLA
- the nfasca gene encoding neurofascin homolog (chicken) a isoform X6; this encodes MWTQERWAALAVLSIILLLSKVVAPIEVPLDPKIQQELKQPPTIVKQSLKDYIVDPRDNIIIECEAKGTPVPTFQWRRNGKFFNVGKDPRVTMRSRSGTLEIRSSGKPEDYEGEYQCFASNDFGTAISNKILLRVSKSPLWPKEVLEPVVVREGESLVLPCNPPPGLPPPETFWMDSSIMPIMQDKRVSMGLNGDLFFSNVLARDANTDYSCNARFEFTHTIQQKNPYTLKVQTKEPYNDTFLNSTDTYGARNVPETQPTFLSPRGLSSSKIVLRGEQLLLECIAAGVPSPNINWIKKGADLPSKKVKIENFGKTLRLFNVSEEDSGDYVCMASNKIGSIRHSVEVQVKAAPYWLDKPTNLVLAPDENGRLVCRARGNPKPTIQWLVNGEPIESSLANPNRQVLGDTILFHSVQIGSSSVYQCNASNEHGYLLANAFVNILDMAPRMLGPKNQLIKVIENNRTFLDCPFFGSPFPLLRWFKNGLGSGLDGGQYKLYNNGTLEIKQARPEDQGTYTCVASNILGKMENQVRLEVKEPTRVVRAPEHVTQSKGTTVRFDCRVKHDSSLPVTVTWLKDDKPLSFSWSGRIRKDDETLTIYNVNPEDAGTYTCTAKTEIDENSASARLTVTGRPDAPQDLELSDPSARSVRLTWVPGNENNSPVTHFLVQFEEDRWEPGKWQNLSIFDGNLNSVNLQLSPFVNYQFRVIAINAVGQSQPSLPSARYQTSGASPDVVPSGLKGWGSKKNNMEIMWQALKNTERNGPNLRYMISWRRKDTEEEWNNITTTRTKHIIHNTDTYVPYEIKIKAINDFGHSPESNIVIGYSGEDKPSAAPSELRVSKINSTKVNVHWVPVDPSTVNGEFKEYKLYYWREASLIKGLKVNKTKLHKGFFTMAEQPSGILTELSPYSKYKMYMVVANREYEGPQSNTVEFYTKEGEPGAPKYFRILRHTDVVHLKWDKPLEPNGVLIGYTLQYHTVNGTLTGERKAQSFPPNVTEYTMNLPNRFTRFKFYLAARTQVGAGEVYAVESPHFSNEGTPDTDSTVVAVNFTDVLMFETPPPPPPLSTDPIPTILTPEPATPAPTTAAPPKPTTTTTTTTTTTTTTTTTTTTSTTASTTVLPVRPLSPKTVDWKMLAPNVKIWNLTVDANNDYANVSWKHNFSVDSSEFVLEFTLDSNGSMKSIQVNHQPPIKLAGLVAGAKYRLRVYSHEHNSISSDYVTFETGRAYKEQEDIATQGWFIGLMCAVALLVLILLIVCFIKRSRGGKYPVREKKDLPLDAVDHKDQDGSFDYQNENRSLERESSDEDNKPLQGSQTSLDGNVKESDDSLVDYGEGGDGQFNEDGSFIGQYTVKKDKEETEGNESSEATSPVNAIYSLA
- the nfasca gene encoding neurofascin homolog (chicken) a isoform X16, whose protein sequence is MWTQERWAALAVLSIILLLSKVVAPIEVPLDPKIQQELKQPPTIVKQSLKDYIVDPRDNIIIECEAKGTPVPTFQWRRNGKFFNVGKDPRVTMRSRSGTLEIRSSGKPEDYEGEYQCFASNDFGTAISNKILLRVSKSPLWPKEVLEPVVVREGESLVLPCNPPPGLPPPETFWMDSSIMPIMQDKRVSMGLNGDLFFSNVLARDANTDYSCNARFEFTHTIQQKNPYTLKVQTKEPYNDTFLNSTDTYGARNVPETQPTFLSPRGLSSSKIVLRGEQLLLECIAAGVPSPNINWIKKGADLPSKKVKIENFGKTLRLFNVSEEDSGDYVCMASNKIGSIRHSVEVQVKAAPYWLDKPTNLVLAPDENGRLVCRARGNPKPTIQWLVNGEPIESSLANPNRQVLGDTILFHSVQIGSSSVYQCNASNEHGYLLANAFVNILDMAPRMLGPKNQLIKVIENNRTFLDCPFFGSPFPLLRWFKNGLGSGLDGGQYKLYNNGTLEIKQARPEDQGTYTCVASNILGKMENQVRLEVKEPTRVVRAPEHVTQSKGTTVRFDCRVKHDSSLPVTVTWLKDDKPLSFSWSGRIRKDDETLTIYNVNPEDAGTYTCTAKTEIDENSASARLTVTGRPDAPQDLELSDPSARSVRLTWVPGNENNSPVTHFLVQFEEDRWEPGKWQNLSIFDGNLNSVNLQLSPFVNYQFRVIAINAVGQSQPSLPSARYQTSGASPDVVPSGLKGWGSKKNNMEIMWQALKNTERNGPNLRYMISWRRKDTEEEWNNITTTRTKHIIHNTDTYVPYEIKIKAINDFGHSPESNIVIGYSGEDKPSAAPSELRVSKINSTKVNVHWVPVDPSTVNGEFKEYKLYYWREASLIKGLKVNKTKLHKGFFTMAEQPSGILTELSPYSKYKMYMVVANREYEGPQSNTVEFYTKEGEPGAPKYFRILRHTDVVHLKWDKPLEPNGVLIGYTLQYHTVNGTLTGERKAQSFPPNVTEYTMNLPNRFTRFKFYLAARTQVGAGEVYAVESPHFSNEAYKEQEDIATQGWFIGLMCAVALLVLILLIVCFIKRSRGGKYPVREKKDLPLDAVDHKDQDGSFDYQNENRSLERESSDEDNKPLQGSQTSLDGNVKESDDSLVDYGEGGDGQFNEDGSFIGQYTVKKDKEETEGNESSEATSPVNAIYSLA
- the nfasca gene encoding neurofascin homolog (chicken) a isoform X2 gives rise to the protein MWTQERWAALAVLSIILLLSKVVAPIEVPLDPKIQQELKQPPTIVKQSLKDYIVDPRDNIIIECEAKGTPVPTFQWRRNGKFFNVGKDPRVTMRSRSGTLEIRSSGKPEDYEGEYQCFASNDFGTAISNKILLRVSKSPLWPKEVLEPVVVREGESLVLPCNPPPGLPPPETFWMDSSIMPIMQDKRVSMGLNGDLFFSNVLARDANTDYSCNARFEFTHTIQQKNPYTLKVQTKEPYNDTFLNSTDTYGARNVPETQPTFLSPRGLSSSKIVLRGEQLLLECIAAGVPSPNINWIKKGADLPSKKVKIENFGKTLRLFNVSEEDSGDYVCMASNKIGSIRHSVEVQVKAAPYWLDKPTNLVLAPDENGRLVCRARGNPKPTIQWLVNGEPIESSLANPNRQVLGDTILFHSVQIGSSSVYQCNASNEHGYLLANAFVNILDMAPRMLGPKNQLIKVIENNRTFLDCPFFGSPFPLLRWFKNGLGSGLDGGQYKLYNNGTLEIKQARPEDQGTYTCVASNILGKMENQVRLEVKEPTRVVRAPEHVTQSKGTTVRFDCRVKHDSSLPVTVTWLKDDKPLSFSWSGRIRKDDETLTIYNVNPEDAGTYTCTAKTEIDENSASARLTVTEDDISSASNRSASAGRPDAPQDLELSDPSARSVRLTWVPGNENNSPVTHFLVQFEEDRWEPGKWQNLSIFDGNLNSVNLQLSPFVNYQFRVIAINAVGQSQPSLPSARYQTSGASPDVVPSGLKGWGSKKNNMEIMWQALKNTERNGPNLRYMISWRRKDTEEEWNNITTTRTKHIIHNTDTYVPYEIKIKAINDFGHSPESNIVIGYSGEDKPSAAPSELRVSKINSTKVNVHWVPVDPSTVNGEFKEYKLYYWREASLIKGLKVNKTKLHKGFFTMAEQPSGILTELSPYSKYKMYMVVANREYEGPQSNTVEFYTKEGEPGAPKYFRILRHTDVVHLKWDKPLEPNGVLIGYTLQYHTVNGTLTGERKAQSFPPNVTEYTMNLPNRFTRFKFYLAARTQVGAGEVYAVESPHFSNEGTPDTDSTVVAVNFTDVLMFETPPPPPPLSTDPIPTILTPEPATPAPTTAAPPKPTTTTTTTTTTTTTTTTTTTTSTTASTTVLPVRPLSPKTVDWKMLAPNVKIWNLTVDANNDYANVSWKHNFSVDSSEFVLEFTLDSNGSMKSIQVNHQPPIKLAGLVAGAKYRLRVYSHEHNSISSDYVTFETGRAYKEQEDIATQGWFIGLMCAVALLVLILLIVCFIKRSRGGKYPVREKKDLPLDAVDHKDQDGSFDYQSLERESSDEDNKPLQGSQTSLDGNVKESDDSLVDYGEGGDGQFNEDGSFIGQYTVKKDKEETEGNESSEATSPVNAIYSLA